The Mangrovimonas cancribranchiae nucleotide sequence ATGGTAAATAAGGTTGATAGTAAGACCTATAAAGTAGGGTTTGGTATGGTTCCTGCAACTGTAGAACAAGTAAAACAAATTGCCACCGATGGTTTAAAAATGCCGCCAAAAAGCACTTACGTATTACCTAAGTTAAGAAGCGGCGTAACCATTTATGAATTTTAAAAAATTGGTTTACATGAACATTCAACAAAACCTAAAACATATTCTCGATAGTATTCCAAAAACAGTGACTTTGGTAGCGGTTAGTAAAACCAAACCCAATAGCGATATTATGGAAGCCTATAATACTGGACAACGCGATTTTGGAGAAAATAAAATCCAAGATATGGTTGATAAAGCCGACGCCTTACCTAAAGACATCCGTTGGCATATGATTGGTCACGTACAACGCAACAAGGTAAAGTATATGGCAGAGTTTGTACATTTAATCCATGGCGTGGATAGCTTAAAACTTTTGAAGGAAATTAACAAACAGGCCAAAAAATATGCCCGCACAATTGATTGCTTATTGCAAATAAAAATCGCCGAAGAAGATAGTAAGTTTGGTATGACAGATTCCGAAGCAAAAAACATTCTACAATCTGATATGTTTTCGGCATTTGAAAATGTTCGCGTGGTTGGTGTTATGGGAATGGCCACATTTACCGATGACGAAAATCAAGTTAAAACTGAATTTAAACGTTTAAAAACCATTTTCGAGGATTTAAAAAGTATTTGCACAAAAAACTGCAACCTAGAAACCATTTCTATGGGTATGAGTGGCGATTACCCTATCGCCATTGAGTCCGGCAGTAATATGATTCGTGTAGGAAGCTCTATTTTTGGCACTAGAAACTACTAGTAAGTCATTAAAAACATTAAACAACAATTTAAAACCAATAATCTTTAGCTTAAACATATTTGTACGCAATTGTAGACATAGAAACCACCGGAGGTAAATATAACGAAGAAGGTATTACAGAAATTGCTATCTATAAATTTGATGGTCATGAAATTGTCGATCAATTTATAAGCCTTGTTAATCCAGAACGCGACATTCAGCCTTTTGTTGTTAACCTTACAGGTATTAATAATAAAATGCTTCGAAACGCCCCTAAGTTTTACGAAGTAGCAAAACGTATTGTTGAAATTACCGAAGATTGTATTATTGTGGCCCACAATGCCAAATTTGATTACCGCATTTTAAAAACCGAATTTAAGCGCCTCGGGTTTGGTTATAAACGAAAAACACTTTGTACCGTAGAACTCTCAAAGCAACTTATTCCAGGACAGAACTCTTACAGCCTAGGAAAGCTTGCCAGATCTTTAGGTATTGCTGTTAGTGACAGACATCGTGCTAGCGGTGATGCTCAAGCCACTGTAAAGCTATTTAAAATGTTACTACATAAAGATTTAGAAAAGTTCATTATTAAAGATGCTATTCGCGTTGAACCAAAATCTCAAATTGAACCCACTTTAAAACGTATTATAAACGATCTGCCAAATAACACCACGGGCATTTACTATATTCATAATAACGATGGCGACATTATTTATATTGGTAAAAGTAAAAACATAAAAAACAGGATTAGTCAGCATTTTACAAATACATCGCCTAAATCAAAGAAAATACAACTTCAAGCAACTACTGTAACTTACGAAAAAACTGGTAGCGAACTTATTGCTTTATTAAAAGAAAGCGAAGAAATAAAACGCAACAAGCCTATGTTTAATAGGGCTTTACGTAGAAATATTTTTACACATGCGCTATATAGTTTTATAGATAACGATGGGTACATTAATTTAAAACTAGACAAAGCCGATAACGAAAACGCTGTAACTACGTTTACAACAAGGCAAAGTGGCAAACAGTTTTTATTTAAAGCTACGGA carries:
- a CDS encoding exonuclease domain-containing protein → MYAIVDIETTGGKYNEEGITEIAIYKFDGHEIVDQFISLVNPERDIQPFVVNLTGINNKMLRNAPKFYEVAKRIVEITEDCIIVAHNAKFDYRILKTEFKRLGFGYKRKTLCTVELSKQLIPGQNSYSLGKLARSLGIAVSDRHRASGDAQATVKLFKMLLHKDLEKFIIKDAIRVEPKSQIEPTLKRIINDLPNNTTGIYYIHNNDGDIIYIGKSKNIKNRISQHFTNTSPKSKKIQLQATTVTYEKTGSELIALLKESEEIKRNKPMFNRALRRNIFTHALYSFIDNDGYINLKLDKADNENAVTTFTTRQSGKQFLFKATEEFNLCQKLTGLYPTTSNCFNYTIKECEGACIKEESPEAYNKRVNQLISKYSYYTKNMLIIDRGRHAGEKSVVYIKNGIFVGLGHFDLNYQITNIEVLESIITPMENNRDSQHIIQNYLRKNKKLKIVSL
- a CDS encoding YggS family pyridoxal phosphate-dependent enzyme; translated protein: MNIQQNLKHILDSIPKTVTLVAVSKTKPNSDIMEAYNTGQRDFGENKIQDMVDKADALPKDIRWHMIGHVQRNKVKYMAEFVHLIHGVDSLKLLKEINKQAKKYARTIDCLLQIKIAEEDSKFGMTDSEAKNILQSDMFSAFENVRVVGVMGMATFTDDENQVKTEFKRLKTIFEDLKSICTKNCNLETISMGMSGDYPIAIESGSNMIRVGSSIFGTRNY